A single genomic interval of Babylonia areolata isolate BAREFJ2019XMU chromosome 26, ASM4173473v1, whole genome shotgun sequence harbors:
- the LOC143300759 gene encoding uncharacterized protein LOC143300759 isoform X1, with protein sequence MSVIIRLQGLPWSASALDIRHFFKGLTIPAGGVHIIGGDRGDAFIAFSSDEDARQAMMKNMAPINGSSVHLYLSSKSEMQSVIEEARSSEAAAAVGGATATPMMAQQGGGGLQQGGMQQGAMPQGGMQQGGMPHMGMQQGNMQHGGMHQPGGMQQQPGGMQQGGYQQGGMQQPGGMQGDMQQGMVQGFQGQQGYAGGPGMNNQRFPSQSSFQMGRDMNQGQLPMGQNFTGQGPNQMQGQMSGQQMPGQQSRDNQFGNQSDSNQGMNQNFQPGNQQNFPQGQQQPSQGGPPGQGGMNNQQGFTGNNQGNNGNYGQQNQYGSGYGYGMDGNYGGNNYNQWQNTGPGQGQDSGASQQFYGGENTPQGRFPNQRSGQQFDQYGQNTPGQDRQFLPQQQQQQQHFPSQTGETMQKPENFSFSQQDGFRQEGMQQGSDSGGHFPNQSGRPGPPGMSRGGILPHPPMPGQEQGAGRLPDTPGQMPQRPRSDSRGTPDSHLRSPASGRSDSQPPVEQWPSMQKGQDQKKSGGSSEEGYTPQGQEGEGFTPRRGDRFPPRGGMQQGDFPGGSRGGMQQGDFPGGPRGGMQQGDFPGGPRGGMQQGDFPGSSRGGMQQSDFPGGSRGSIQQGEFPGGPRGGMQQGEFPGGPRGGMQQGDFPGGPRMGMQQGDFPGGPRMGMQQGDFPGGPRGGMQQGEFPGGPRGGMQQGDFQGGPRGGMQQSDLPGGSRMGIQQGDMSDGPRGNLQQGDLTGGSRGGMQQGELPGGFRGRGILPTPSMPAQGQQGGFSKEPFGDVDAMEHGQWPGYDGEGSMNRSESSAREMAQDPDFRSQEPVGGPGRFPGGDSDLRGAGQGRGDLGGPAFEGPEGGRPMDGPRGRFDVGPDRPMDRGPGGRPSFRDPDSRMQGMGPDGRPQGQGPMGRPFDGVQDRSMERGPERGPDKRLSERGADGRPLEREPDGRPFDRGQDMKSFESGPQEDTDGRFFDRSHGRGPDGRLLDRGHERRPFGGEEEGHPFGNFGPRFEGDELYDPARLDGPGGRFDGQRDRSRFQGPPNRSRFSAPGGRLDGPSDVRFPQLESYDHMDMDIDSQDYEGQGDSSSQERGFPGPQGLEDQDRGMERRGGRGAGPRGRGGLNRGRGYGMDRGFPPYGHPRDEGYPRYPMEQFENQPFDDPERRDMRRFPDEFGDQDFDSRRDFGRGRSDVERGPRGRIDRGRGRFDVGPGRDFDSDRRPNREDVDIRSRYRDWDSDEVRGTGKGLLGDAPTGLMHDPSAKQEEDRDSRNLYQRDIDSPRDRDRRSYSDRRDREDRDRGREDRFGRRFERRRSRDRSREKSRERSPDRDRYSRRSDRDRDRRDRDRDRDRDRSSHNRDRDSRSRDSNSRDSASKDMNSKEGISKDSPNVKKENEKDNQKSEQKPDDKKKTESRDSPSVEEKYIHAKGFPVTYNYREIRRFFFGCELPYDGIKIINDLQGQRTGEVYLKFVNEDTGKRAFRKNGETIFGKPVVLAFTTSKVFESQVDSQTPVTSELEKPAGPVPVVKKNQEKNNLIIMIQSLPFSIKREDLINFFSTVTIADNGDAVFIEYDSRNQATGVAYIETASVQDFKTAMGHDGRLYGARPLKVSAGRREDMELCIKKQQEMFQRQAIRMADPPVPGRPPLGPGPMGPGPMGPRPGLMGQVPGRPGPQGPVNLNPMNMPVIPPRNGPAFDPSLAIQRQQQQQQQQQPQQQQPPPPQQLQGDSPPGDQGPSHCVHIQGLPMLATYKEIREFFADLKVVNNRGIQIVHDGQGKPMGEGFVEFASQEDKEKALKRDKTSMGRHILAVKSVAKADMLERLRNARFVGLPPGQGPPGQPNIPPHIPEPKPSPNPNLNNPNQTPMKPIPPGVLNRQWCYLSCENFPPAVSITEIMTFFEKYNPIPESIRLHYASDGSPTGNAVVGFHKMEEANRALQEMNGKRCRQCNVTLMPAV encoded by the exons ATGTCTGTCATCATTCGCCTCCAGGGCTTGCCCTGGTCCGCCAGTGCCCTGGACATCCGGCACTTCTTCAAGGGACTCACCATTCCCGCTGGGGGTGTGCACATCATCGGCGGGGATCGTGGCGATGCCTTTATCGCCTTTAGTTCCGATGAGGACGCCCGGCAGGCCATGATGAAAAACATGGCCCCCATCAATGGATCATCGGTCCACCTGTACTTGAGCAGTAAATCGGAGATGCAGAGTGTTATAGAGGAGGCAAGGTCCTCAGAAGCAGCAGCTGCAGTGGGGGGTGCCACCGCCACTCCAATGATGGCacagcagggtggtggtggtttgcagCAAGGAGGCATGCAGCAGGGGGCTATGCCACAAGGAGGCATGCAGCAGGGGGGTATGCCACATATGGGCATGCAGCAAGGCAACATGCAGCATGGAGGCATGCATCAGCCCGGGGGAATGCAGCAGCAGCCTGGGGGCATGCAGCAGGGAGGCTATCAGCAAGGAGGCATGCAGCAGCCAGGAGGAATGCAGGGCGACATGCAGCAAG GTATGGTGCAAGGGTTTCAAGGCCAGCAGGGATACGCTGGTGGTCCGGGGATGAATAACCAGCGGTTTCCTTCACAAAGCAGTTTCCAGATGGGTCGAGACATGAACCAGGGCCAGCTCCCCATGGGTCAGAATTTCACGGGGCAAGGACCTAATCAGATGCAAGGCCAGATGTCTGGACAGCAGATGCCAGGACAGCAAAGCAGAGACAACCAGTTTGGCAACCAGAGTGACAGCAATCAGGGAATGAATCAGAACTTTCAACCTGGTAATCAGCAAAACTTTCCACAAGGCCAGCAGCAGCCCAGTCAGGGAGGCCCTCCTGGCCAAGGTGGCATGAACAATCAGCAGGGATTTACAGGAAACAATCAGGGCAACAATGGCAACTATGGCCAGCAGAATCAGTATGGTAGTGGGTATGGCTATGGGATGGATGGGAACTATGGTGGCAACAACTACAATCAATGGCAAAACACAGGGCCAGGACAGGGTCAAGACTCTGGTGCCAGCCAACAATTCTATGGTGGTGAGAACACACCTCAGGGCCGATTTCCTAACCAGCGGAGTGGTCAGCAGTTTGATCAGTATGGACAGAATACACCGGGACAGGACAGACAATTTTtaccacagcagcaacagcaacagcaacattttCCTAGCCAGACAGGAGAAACGATGCAAAAACCTGAAAATTTTAGCTTCAGTCAGCAAGATGGCTTCAGACAGGAAGGTATGCAGCAAGGTTCTGACAGTGGTGGTCATTTTCCAAATCAAAGTGGAAGACCTGGTCCACCTGGGATGAGCAGAGGAGGCATCCTTCCACATCCACCGATGCCAGGCCAAGAGCAGGGAGCAGGCAGGTTGCCGGACACCCCAGGACAAATGCCTCAGCGTCCTAGATCAGATTCAAGAGGAACACCTGACAGCCATCTGCGTTCCCCGGCTTCAGGCCGCTCTGATTCCCAGCCTCCTGTTGAACAGTGGCCTAGTATGCAGAAGGGCCAGGACCAGAAGAAATCTGGTGGGTCTTCAGAAGAGGGATACACACCACAaggacaggaaggagagggatTTACTCCCAGAAGAGGAGATCGCTTCCCACCCAGGGGTGGCATGCAACAAGGTGACTTCCCCGGAGGATCAAGAGGTGGTATGCAACAAGGTGACTTTCCTGGAGGCCCCAGAGGTGGTATGCAACAAGGTGACTTCCCTGGAGGGCCCAGAGGTGGTATGCAACAAGGTGACTTTCCTGGAAGTTCGAGAGGGGGTATGCAACAGAGTGATTTTCCTGGAGGTTCGAGAGGTAGTATACAGCAGGGTGAATTTCCTGGAGGCCCCAGAGGGGGTATGCAGCAGGGTGAATTTCCTGGAGGTCCCAGAGGGGGTATGCAGCAGGGTGACTTTCCAGGAGGCCCCAGAATGGGTATGCAACAAGGTGACTTTCCAGGAGGCCCCAGAATGGGTATGCAACAAGGTGACTTTCCAGGTGGCCCTAGAGGAGGCATGCAGCAGGGGGAGTTTCCTGGAGGCCCCAGAGGTGGTATGCAGCAAGGTGACTTTCAAGGAGGACCCAGAGGAGGTATGCAGCAAAGTGACTTGCCTGGGGGTTCTAGAATGGGCATACAGCAAGGGGACATGTCTGACGGCCCCAGAGGGAACCTGCAGCAGGGAGACTTAACTGGAGGTTCCAGAGGCGGCATGCAACAAGGTGAACTACCTGGTGGTTTTCGAGGTCGTGGTATCCTCCCTACCCCCAGTATGCCAGCCCAAGGTCAACAGGGAGGTTTCAGCAAAGAGCCTTTTGGTGATGTAGATGCTATGGAGCATGGCCAGTGGCCAGGTTATGATGGAGAAGGATCTATGAATAGAAGTGAAAGCTCCGCCAGGGAAATGGCACAAGACCCAGACTTTAGAAGCCAGGAACCAGTGGGAGGACCAGGTCGATTTCCAGGGGGAGATTCAGATTTACGGGGTGCAGGGCAAGGAAGAGGGGATTTGGGTGGTCCAGCTTTTGAAGGCCCAGAGGGGGGAAGACCCATGGATGGTCCAAGGGGGAGATTTGATGTAGGTCCAGACAGGCCAATGGACAGGGGTCCTGGTGGAAGACCTTCATTTAGGGATCCTGATTCAAGAATGCAGGGAATGGGGCCAGATGGAAGACCTCAGGGTCAAGGTCCCATGGGAAGACCCTTTGACGGTGTTCAGGATAGATCTATGGAGAGGGGCCCGGAGAGAGGCCCTGACAAGAGGCTGTCAGAGAGAGGTGCTGATGGGAGGCCATTAGAGAGAGAACCTGACGGGAGGCCATTTGACAGAGGCCAAGATATGAAATCATTTGAGAGTGGTCCACAGGAGGACACTGATGGGAGGTTCTTTGACAGATCTCATGGTAGAGGTCCTGATGGAAGACTGCTTGACCGTGGCCATGAAAGACGCCCctttggaggagaagaagaggggcaTCCATTTGGTAACTTTGGGCCAAGATTTGAAGGAGACGAACTCTACGATCCAGCAAGACTTGATGGTCCGGGAGGAAGATTTGATGGCCAACGTGACCGTTCCAGATTCCAGGGTCCTCCAAATCGTTCCAGATTTAGTGCACCTGGAGGAAGATTGGATGGGCCATCTGATGTCAGATTTCCTCAGCTTGAATCTTACGATCATATGGACATGGACATTGACTCACAAGATTATGAAGGGCAAGGAGACAGTAGCTCACAAGAAAGAGGATTTCCAGGTCCACAAGGTCTTGAAGATCAGGACAGGGGCATGGAAAGGCGTGGTGGCAGAGGTGCAGGTCCAAGAGGCCGGGGTGGGTTGAACAGGGGACGAGGTTATGGAATGGATCGAGGTTTCCCACCCTATGGCCATCCCAGAGATGAAGGATATCCAAGATACCCAATGGAACAGTTTGAAAATCAGCCATTTGATGACCCAGAGCGTAGAGATATGCGCAGATTTCCTGATGAGTTTGGTGACCAAGATTTTGATTCCAGACGAGACTTTGGACGTGGCAGAAGCGATGTAGAACGTGGTCCTCGTGGAAGAATAGACAGAGGGCGTGGTCGTTTTGATGTTGGCCCAGGTCGTGATTTTGACTCTGACAGAAGACCAAATCGAGAAGATGTGGACATACGTTCTAGATACAGAGATTGGGATAGTGATGAAGTTAGAGGTACAGGGAAGGGACTTCTGGGTGATGCACCCACAGGTCTTATGCACGATCCTTCAGCAAAGCAAGAAGAGGATAGAGACTCTAGAAATTTATATCAGAGAGACATTGACTCCccaagagacagggacagaagaaGTTATTCAGATCGTCGAGATCGAGAGGACAGAGATAGGGGACGAGAGGACCGATTTGGAAGGCGTTTTGAAAGGAGAAGAAGCCGTGATCGAAGTCGGGAAAAAAGTCGTGAGAGGAGTCCTGACAGAGACCGGTACTCACGCAGAAGTGACAGAGATCGAGATCGTAGAGACCGTGACCGAGACCGAGACCGGGATCGTTCATCTCACAATAGGGATCGGGATTCACGTTCCAGAGATTCAAACTCCAGAGATTCAGCTTCTAAAGACATGAATTCTAAAGAAGGAATTTCTAAAGACTCACCTAatgtgaagaaagaaaatgaaaaggataATCAAAAGAGTGAACAGAAACCAGATGATAAAAAGAAGACAGAGTCCAGAGACAGCCCGTCAGTTGAAGAGAAATACATTCATGCAAAGGGATTTCCAGTCACCTACAACTACAGAGAAATCCGTCGGTTTTTCTTTGGATGTGAGTTACCATATGATGGTATCAAGATCATCAATGATCTTCAGGGACAAAGGACTGGGGAGGTCTACTTGAAATTTGTCAATGAAGACACTGGTAAACGAGCCTTTAGAAAGAATGGAGAAACTATCTTTGGTAAGCCAGTGGTCCTAGCATTCACCACCAGCAAAGTGTTTGAGAGTCAAGTGGATTCACAGACACCTGTTACGAGTGAATTGGAGAAACCAGCAGGACCAGTGCCCGTTGTCAAGAAAAACCAGGAAAAGAACAATCTGATAATAATGATCCAGTCACTGCCGTTTAGCATTAAACGGGAAGacttgattaattttttttccacagttaCGATTGCTGACAATGGTGATGCAGTGTTCATTGAATATGACAGTCGAAACCAAGCTACTGGGGTGGCCTATATAGAGACAGCATCAGTGCAGGATTTCAAGACGGCTATGGGTCATGATGGGCGTTTGTATGGGGCTAGGCCTCTAAAGGTGTCTGCTGGGCGACGTGAAGATATGGAACTGTGCATCAAGAAACAGCAAGAGATGTTCCAGCGTCAGGCCATCCGAATGGCAGATCCCCCAGTGCCTGGACGACCACCCTTAGGTCCTGGCCCCATGGGACCTGGCCCCATGGGACCTCGGCCTGGTTTGATGGGCCAAGTGCCAGGAAGACCAGGTCCTCAAGGCCCTGTGAACCTAAACCCCATGAATATGCCTGTAATCCCCCCCAGAAATGGCCCAGCCTTTGACCCTAGCCTTGCCATTcagcgtcagcagcagcagcagcagcaacaacagccgcAACAGCAGCAGCCGCCACCACCCCAGCAGCTGCAAGGGGACAGTCCCCCAGGGGATCAAGGTCCTAGTCACTGTGTCCACATCCAGGGGCTGCCCATGTTGGCCACCTACAAAGAGATTCGGGAGTTTTTTGCCGATTTGAAAGTTGTCAACAACCGAGGTATTCAGATTGTGCATGATGGTCAGGGCAAACCAATGGGAGAAGGCTTTGTGGAGTTTGCCTCTCAAGAGGACAAGGAGAAAGCCTTGAAGAGAGACAAAACATCCATGGGCCGGCATATCCTGGCTGTGAAATCGGTGGCCAAAGCTGACATGCTTGAACGTTTGCGCAACGCTCGTTTTGTGGGTTTGCCTCCCGGTCAAGGACCCCCAGGCCAGCCCAACATTCCTCCTCACATACCAGAGCCCAAACCCAGCCCTAATCCCAACCTGAACAACCCCAATCAGACACCCATGAAACCCATCCCACCTGGGGTCCTGAACCGACAGTGGTGTTACCTTAGCTGCGAAAACTTCCCTCCAGCCGTCAGCATCACGGAGATCATGACCTTCTTCGAGAAGTACAATCCGATTCCAGAGTCAATCCGCCTTCACTACGCTTCCGATGGCAGCCCCACTGGCAATGCTGTGGTTGGCTTCCACAAAATGGAGGAGGCCAACCGAGCCCTGCAGGAGATGAATGGCAAACGATGTCGACAGTGTAATGTCACGCTCATGCCTGCTGTTTGA